In one Candidatus Nitronereus thalassa genomic region, the following are encoded:
- a CDS encoding branched-chain amino acid transaminase — MVTASEKIWMDGQFVNWNEANVHVLTHSLHYGLAAFEGIRCYKGAKGSAIFRLKEHVDRLFESAHIMAMKVPYSKKEVADAIIETVRMNRLESCYIRPLLYIGYGEMGLYPGNNPIKLSIAAWPWGTYLGEDALVQGIRAKLSSFTRHHVNVSMTRAKVSGYYVNSILAKCEAKNSGYDEAILLDPEGYVAEGTGENVFIMSKGVLKTTPLTSILEGITRDAIMTLARERKIPVVEERFTRDAMYVADEVFLTGTAAEVTPVREIDDRTVGEGKRGPVTTLLQQAFFDIVKGEDPTHLNWLAPV, encoded by the coding sequence ATGGTTACCGCAAGTGAAAAAATTTGGATGGATGGCCAATTCGTCAATTGGAATGAGGCCAATGTTCATGTCCTGACCCATTCCCTGCATTATGGGCTGGCCGCCTTTGAGGGTATTCGGTGCTATAAGGGCGCCAAAGGGTCTGCCATTTTTCGGTTGAAAGAGCACGTTGATCGATTGTTTGAGTCCGCCCATATCATGGCCATGAAAGTTCCCTATAGTAAAAAAGAAGTGGCGGATGCGATTATTGAGACAGTTCGGATGAACCGGTTGGAATCGTGTTACATACGTCCCCTATTGTACATAGGCTACGGCGAAATGGGTTTGTATCCGGGAAACAACCCAATCAAATTAAGCATTGCGGCTTGGCCGTGGGGAACGTATTTGGGGGAAGATGCGTTGGTTCAGGGTATTCGGGCCAAGTTATCTTCTTTTACTCGTCACCATGTGAATGTGTCGATGACGCGTGCCAAGGTCTCTGGATATTACGTAAATTCTATCTTGGCCAAATGTGAAGCCAAAAACTCAGGCTATGATGAGGCTATTCTTCTCGATCCCGAGGGATATGTGGCTGAAGGAACCGGGGAGAATGTGTTTATCATGAGCAAAGGGGTTCTCAAAACCACTCCGCTTACCTCGATTCTCGAAGGCATCACGCGTGATGCCATCATGACCCTGGCCAGAGAACGAAAAATTCCTGTGGTGGAAGAACGCTTCACTCGTGATGCCATGTACGTAGCGGACGAAGTGTTTCTTACAGGAACGGCTGCCGAAGTGACCCCTGTCCGGGAGATTGACGACCGCACCGTTGGTGAAGGTAAACGCGGTCCCGTGACCACACTTTTGCAACAAGCCTTCTTTGATATCGTCAAGGGTGAAGACCCGACGCACCTGAATTGGCTGGCGCCAGTTTAA
- the nadD gene encoding nicotinate-nucleotide adenylyltransferase: MKIGLLGGTFNPIHKGHLHIADQTRTRLGFDQILFIPTGDPPHKSLTSLAPAHHRLAMVKLATQPFPYFQVSDIEATSSETCYTIDTLNALKDQIEGELFFLVGLDAFLDFPTWKAADQLFTNANFIVLSRPGVQFAETTALPLLPRISEKDVNALDQGVRDHVEIPTSPSTTITFLALPPCDISASAIRDRLQKGLSVTDWLPAPIESYIIEHHLYGT; encoded by the coding sequence ATGAAAATTGGTCTTCTCGGCGGAACATTCAATCCTATCCATAAGGGGCATCTCCATATTGCCGACCAAACCCGGACTCGGCTCGGATTCGACCAGATCCTGTTTATTCCCACGGGCGACCCGCCCCACAAATCCCTCACCTCTCTCGCCCCGGCCCATCATCGATTAGCCATGGTCAAATTGGCCACACAGCCATTTCCCTACTTTCAGGTCTCAGATATCGAAGCCACCTCCTCCGAAACCTGCTACACGATTGATACTCTCAATGCGCTCAAAGACCAAATTGAAGGGGAACTGTTTTTCCTGGTCGGCCTCGACGCCTTTCTGGATTTTCCCACGTGGAAAGCCGCCGACCAATTGTTCACCAATGCCAATTTCATTGTGCTTTCCCGGCCTGGCGTTCAGTTCGCTGAAACCACCGCGCTTCCCCTCCTCCCTCGAATTTCCGAAAAGGACGTAAATGCCCTGGACCAAGGGGTACGAGACCATGTGGAAATTCCAACCTCGCCCAGCACCACCATCACCTTCCTGGCCCTGCCTCCCTGCGATATTTCCGCCTCCGCCATTCGCGATCGCCTCCAAAAAGGCCTCAGCGTAACGGATTGGTTGCCCGCCCCTATTGAATCTTATATAATCGAGCATCATTTGTATGGGACGTAA
- the rplU gene encoding 50S ribosomal protein L21, whose product MYAILETGGKQYRVEPGSTLQVENLDAEEGQTVELKPVRFISGDNGGTLGQPEVDQAHVKATVVRNGRTRSITVFKKKRRKGFKRTKGHRQGFTQIRIDEIVAS is encoded by the coding sequence ATGTATGCAATTCTTGAAACAGGTGGAAAACAATATCGTGTGGAACCAGGTTCCACGCTACAGGTGGAAAACCTTGATGCCGAAGAAGGGCAAACGGTCGAATTAAAGCCGGTTCGGTTTATTTCCGGCGACAATGGGGGTACCCTGGGCCAACCAGAAGTTGACCAGGCCCATGTGAAAGCCACCGTCGTCCGAAATGGACGCACCCGCTCCATCACCGTCTTTAAGAAAAAGCGGCGAAAGGGGTTCAAGCGTACCAAAGGCCATCGGCAAGGGTTTACACAAATTCGCATTGACGAAATTGTCGCAAGCTGA
- a CDS encoding type II toxin-antitoxin system prevent-host-death family antitoxin, producing the protein MPEVGAYDAKTHLPKLLERTQKGERFVITKHGRPVAELVPVTRADPESVRRTIADIRSFRETLRKRGVKIRGLLKKGESLRELAHQGHRY; encoded by the coding sequence ATGCCTGAAGTTGGTGCTTACGACGCGAAAACCCACTTGCCTAAATTACTGGAACGCACTCAAAAGGGTGAGCGATTTGTTATTACCAAGCATGGGCGGCCTGTGGCGGAATTGGTTCCTGTCACTCGGGCTGATCCCGAGTCCGTTCGTCGAACCATCGCTGACATCCGTTCTTTTCGAGAGACTCTCCGCAAACGAGGTGTCAAGATCCGAGGGTTACTTAAAAAGGGCGAAAGCCTACGCGAGTTGGCCCATCAGGGGCACCGCTACTGA
- the rpmA gene encoding 50S ribosomal protein L27, translating into MAHKKGGGSSRNGRDSNPQYLGVKRYEGQLVKAGNILIRQRGTKFHPGLNVGMGKDHTLFAKSPGIVKFEGGEARRKISIYPSA; encoded by the coding sequence ATGGCACATAAAAAAGGTGGCGGATCATCACGAAACGGACGAGATAGCAATCCACAATATCTCGGCGTCAAGCGATACGAGGGGCAACTCGTCAAGGCGGGCAATATCCTCATCCGTCAACGCGGCACCAAATTCCATCCTGGCTTAAACGTCGGCATGGGCAAAGATCACACGCTATTTGCCAAATCTCCCGGCATCGTTAAATTTGAGGGTGGTGAAGCCCGCCGCAAGATCAGCATCTACCCATCAGCGTAA
- a CDS encoding DUF6883 domain-containing protein — MNIPNEEHAIVEREKVLDYLLNVGHPDGFGKAEFIIAQGFKRENWEILADALRELLRNSPTTKSMTSIHGKKYIVDGALQSPSGKTANVRTIWILDTQEDVPRLVTAYPKD; from the coding sequence ATGAACATACCCAATGAAGAACATGCCATCGTCGAACGCGAAAAGGTGCTGGATTATCTACTTAATGTCGGTCATCCGGATGGATTTGGGAAGGCGGAGTTTATTATTGCTCAGGGTTTCAAACGCGAGAATTGGGAGATATTGGCCGATGCCTTACGGGAATTATTACGCAATTCTCCTACAACAAAAAGCATGACATCCATCCACGGGAAGAAGTATATTGTAGATGGTGCCTTACAGTCGCCCTCCGGGAAGACAGCCAATGTGCGAACAATTTGGATTCTTGACACCCAGGAAGATGTACCTCGTTTGGTGACCGCATACCCGAAAGACTAG
- the tpiA gene encoding triose-phosphate isomerase: protein MMRTRLIAGNWKMHKTVAEAVEFVNDFRQAMPSSTAIDILLAPPFVSLFAIHQTMTANDRFTLAGQNLHWEKEGAFTGEISGPMLKALGCTFVLVGHSERRQLFGESNADVNNKVNAALEHGLGPIVCIGETLEERDAGKTQAIVKDQLLKGLSGLSAEKVSKITIAYEPVWAIGTGRAATIEQAEEVHTFIRATLTSEWGREVQDVRILYGGSVGPQNAEALFGCAEIDGALIGKACLDPATFAKICSLAVSAST, encoded by the coding sequence ATGATGAGAACGCGCCTTATTGCCGGAAATTGGAAAATGCACAAAACCGTCGCGGAAGCGGTGGAGTTCGTGAATGATTTCCGACAGGCCATGCCATCCTCTACGGCCATCGACATTCTCCTGGCGCCTCCGTTTGTCAGCCTCTTTGCCATTCATCAAACCATGACAGCCAATGACCGATTTACCCTGGCAGGCCAAAATCTTCATTGGGAGAAGGAGGGAGCATTCACGGGTGAAATCTCCGGACCGATGCTTAAAGCTTTGGGATGCACCTTTGTGCTGGTAGGACATTCTGAACGACGTCAGCTGTTTGGAGAATCCAATGCTGATGTCAACAATAAAGTAAACGCCGCATTAGAACATGGATTGGGTCCCATCGTATGTATTGGCGAGACCTTGGAGGAACGCGACGCAGGAAAGACCCAAGCCATTGTGAAGGATCAGTTACTCAAGGGACTCTCAGGACTCTCCGCTGAAAAAGTGTCCAAGATCACTATCGCATATGAACCCGTTTGGGCCATTGGCACAGGACGAGCCGCGACTATTGAACAAGCAGAAGAGGTGCATACCTTTATTCGCGCTACCCTCACATCCGAATGGGGACGCGAGGTTCAGGATGTTCGAATCTTGTACGGGGGAAGTGTTGGTCCACAAAATGCCGAGGCGTTGTTCGGCTGTGCGGAAATCGATGGGGCCTTGATAGGAAAAGCTTGTCTTGACCCCGCAACCTTTGCTAAGATTTGCAGCCTTGCAGTATCGGCCTCAACCTAA
- the proB gene encoding glutamate 5-kinase translates to MQRQLITGAKRVVLKIGSSLVASRNLGLRHDFIAQLSRAIAELKSQQREIVMVSSGAIVAGIEKLGLKTYPQSIPLKQAAAAAGQSYLIHAYEKCFQDMGQKVAQVLLTHQDLSDRKRFLNARHTLTTLIELGVIPIINENDTVSVEEIRFGDNDTLAGQVAHLVDADLFVILSDVNGLYTEDPRQNPQAELLSVVEEITPQIEHAAGKSRGQESRGGMITKIQAAKHVGQFGVSTLIMNGEPAQCLAQAFAGENQGTLFLPQGRRLPSRKHWIAFTLRTKGQLILDDGAVEALRHRGKSLLASGILDIRGVFSSGDSVSCLDTNGKEFAKGLVNVSSDSLARIKGLKTKDVQQILGGKEYEEVIHRDNLALL, encoded by the coding sequence ATGCAACGTCAGCTAATCACCGGCGCAAAACGCGTCGTCCTGAAAATCGGCAGCAGCTTGGTCGCGTCTCGCAACCTCGGCTTGCGACACGATTTCATTGCCCAACTGTCTAGGGCAATCGCCGAGCTGAAATCGCAACAACGCGAAATCGTCATGGTCTCTTCGGGAGCCATTGTCGCCGGCATTGAAAAATTAGGACTAAAAACCTATCCCCAAAGCATCCCGCTGAAACAAGCCGCCGCCGCCGCAGGACAAAGCTATTTAATTCATGCCTACGAAAAATGTTTTCAAGACATGGGGCAAAAAGTCGCGCAGGTTCTGCTCACGCATCAGGACCTTTCCGACCGCAAACGCTTTCTCAACGCTCGGCATACCTTGACCACGCTCATCGAGTTGGGGGTCATTCCCATCATTAACGAAAACGATACGGTCTCGGTGGAGGAAATTCGTTTTGGCGATAATGACACGCTCGCCGGGCAAGTGGCTCACCTGGTGGATGCGGATTTATTTGTGATTTTATCCGACGTCAACGGTCTCTACACCGAAGATCCCCGGCAAAATCCTCAGGCCGAACTCCTTTCGGTGGTAGAAGAAATCACCCCACAGATTGAACACGCCGCTGGAAAATCACGGGGGCAAGAAAGCCGAGGCGGCATGATCACCAAAATCCAAGCCGCCAAACATGTGGGGCAATTCGGGGTCTCCACCCTCATCATGAATGGCGAGCCTGCACAATGCTTGGCGCAGGCATTCGCGGGAGAAAACCAGGGCACGTTATTTCTTCCTCAAGGCCGACGCCTTCCCAGCCGGAAACATTGGATCGCCTTCACCCTGCGAACCAAAGGCCAATTGATTTTGGATGACGGGGCGGTTGAAGCCTTACGGCACCGAGGAAAAAGTTTGCTGGCCTCAGGCATCTTGGACATCAGAGGAGTATTTTCCTCCGGCGACTCGGTCTCCTGCCTCGATACGAACGGAAAAGAATTTGCCAAAGGACTTGTCAATGTGTCATCGGACTCCCTCGCCAGGATCAAGGGACTCAAGACAAAGGACGTGCAGCAAATCTTAGGGGGCAAGGAATACGAAGAGGTGATTCATCGCGACAACCTCGCACTGCTTTAA
- a CDS encoding DUF4926 domain-containing protein produces the protein MIKEHDRIVLADDVSSEGLVAGDVGTVVHVYRDGEAYEVEFSTLEGKTAAVVTLESSKVRPIGKREITHARELASR, from the coding sequence ATGATCAAAGAACATGACCGAATTGTGTTAGCCGATGACGTTTCTTCTGAAGGCTTGGTGGCAGGAGATGTTGGGACGGTGGTTCATGTCTATCGTGATGGTGAAGCCTACGAAGTCGAATTTAGCACGCTGGAAGGCAAAACAGCCGCAGTGGTTACGTTAGAATCTTCTAAGGTTCGTCCTATCGGTAAACGTGAAATCACGCACGCTCGCGAGCTTGCATCCCGCTAG
- the bioB gene encoding biotin synthase BioB — protein sequence MTDYMLLADKVLHDEEITREEGLALLHTPDEELLGLINAAYRIRHRHFGNTVTLQMLFNAKSGACIEDCHYCSQSSISKAPIERYALVEPEQMLTAARRAAESKAQRYCVVISGRSPLDREIDVVSKAVRQIKEELPIQVCCSLGLLTEPQAKSLKAAGVDRINHNLNTSEAYHASICTTHTFQDRLTTLNNARAAGLELCSGGIVGMGEQDEDLVDLALSLKELNPDSIPLNMLHPQAGTPLEDCNHLTPQRCLKIMSMFRFIHPKRELRAAGGREFNLRSLQPLALYVADSLFVNGYLTTPGDPAHEVQKMIEDMGFEVAVNSSACSA from the coding sequence ATGACAGACTACATGCTCTTAGCCGATAAAGTGTTACACGATGAAGAAATCACCCGCGAAGAAGGCCTGGCCCTGCTCCACACTCCGGATGAAGAACTCCTGGGATTGATCAACGCCGCCTATCGAATTCGGCATCGGCACTTTGGGAACACCGTCACCTTGCAAATGCTCTTCAATGCCAAAAGCGGGGCCTGCATTGAAGACTGCCATTACTGCTCGCAATCATCCATTTCCAAGGCCCCGATCGAGCGCTATGCCCTCGTCGAGCCTGAGCAAATGCTCACGGCGGCACGACGCGCCGCCGAATCCAAAGCCCAACGCTACTGTGTGGTGATTAGCGGAAGAAGCCCATTAGATCGGGAAATTGACGTCGTCTCCAAAGCGGTTCGTCAAATCAAAGAAGAACTGCCTATTCAGGTATGTTGTTCTCTCGGCCTCCTCACCGAGCCACAAGCCAAATCACTCAAAGCCGCAGGGGTAGACCGCATCAATCACAACCTGAACACCAGCGAAGCCTATCACGCCTCCATTTGCACCACGCACACGTTTCAAGACCGGCTCACCACGCTCAACAACGCAAGAGCCGCCGGGCTCGAACTGTGTTCGGGTGGCATCGTGGGCATGGGAGAACAAGACGAAGACCTCGTGGACCTCGCCTTATCCTTAAAAGAACTCAACCCGGATTCCATCCCCCTCAACATGCTCCACCCCCAAGCCGGAACACCCTTGGAAGACTGCAATCATTTAACCCCACAACGTTGCCTCAAAATCATGAGCATGTTCCGCTTCATTCACCCCAAACGCGAGCTACGCGCCGCCGGAGGCCGCGAATTCAACTTACGCTCACTCCAACCCTTGGCCCTGTACGTCGCCGACTCCCTCTTCGTCAACGGCTACCTCACCACCCCCGGAGACCCCGCCCACGAAGTCCAAAAAATGATCGAGGACATGGGCTTCGAAGTGGCGGTGAATTCATCCGCTTGCTCGGCTTAA
- a CDS encoding gamma-glutamylcyclotransferase family protein — protein MKLYFSYGSNLDLAAMQDRCPQAKVLTPGCLRGFQLAFTWYSNGWSCGVADVVENAQGEVWGLVYSITNGDLAALDRYEGYPRCYGRSLTTIASKDATLENVWVYTVQEKSDFIAPSQSYMEIIKRACVDHNFPDSYARMLDQVPVFEG, from the coding sequence ATGAAGCTCTATTTTTCTTATGGGTCCAATCTTGATCTTGCCGCTATGCAGGATCGGTGTCCTCAGGCCAAAGTCCTTACCCCTGGCTGTCTTAGGGGATTTCAGCTTGCGTTCACTTGGTATTCCAATGGATGGTCTTGCGGTGTCGCTGACGTGGTGGAGAACGCGCAAGGCGAGGTTTGGGGATTAGTGTATTCCATTACGAATGGTGATCTTGCGGCGCTTGATCGGTATGAAGGGTATCCTCGTTGCTACGGACGTTCCCTTACCACCATTGCCTCCAAAGATGCTACATTGGAAAACGTGTGGGTGTACACCGTCCAAGAAAAGTCTGATTTTATTGCGCCCTCTCAAAGTTATATGGAGATCATCAAGCGTGCCTGCGTGGACCACAATTTTCCAGATTCCTATGCCCGAATGCTTGATCAGGTGCCGGTCTTCGAAGGGTGA
- the secG gene encoding preprotein translocase subunit SecG: protein MYTLTVILHLIVCFLMIAAILLQSGKGAEIGAAFGGSSQTVFGSRGPGTFLSKITVGAAVIFMLTSLSLAILSKKEHSLSSVIPLTSSEPATAPASAPPATATESSTHDSEEHSK from the coding sequence ATGTACACTCTCACTGTCATTCTGCACCTCATTGTTTGCTTTCTCATGATTGCCGCCATCTTGCTTCAGTCAGGAAAAGGGGCAGAAATCGGTGCGGCATTTGGCGGATCGAGTCAAACGGTGTTTGGTAGTCGTGGGCCAGGAACCTTCCTGAGCAAAATCACAGTAGGAGCCGCGGTAATCTTTATGTTGACGTCGTTGAGCTTGGCCATACTTTCTAAAAAAGAACACTCTCTATCCTCGGTGATTCCTCTTACTTCGAGCGAACCGGCAACCGCTCCAGCTTCCGCACCCCCAGCCACAGCTACTGAATCCTCAACTCACGATTCAGAAGAACATTCAAAGTAA
- a CDS encoding SprT family zinc-dependent metalloprotease → MVTQIKLGDIAVDVVKKDIKNIHLSVHPPTGKVRISAPLRMDIDNIRVFAITKLDWIKNQQQKLCEQARETPREYLNRESHYVWGKRYLLTVFEDAQLSSVELKHQQMLLHVRPGTDVHKKQALVEDWYRAQLKQAVHPLIEKWEPLIGVKVKQFFVQRMKTKWGSCNSAAHSIRLNTDLAKKPQECLEYIVVHEMVHILEPTHNARFLGLMDQFMPKWQFYREMLNCLPVRHENWGY, encoded by the coding sequence ATGGTCACGCAAATCAAGCTTGGTGACATTGCCGTGGATGTGGTGAAGAAGGACATCAAGAACATTCACTTGAGTGTCCACCCTCCAACGGGAAAAGTGCGGATTTCTGCGCCGCTCCGAATGGATATCGATAACATCCGTGTGTTTGCCATCACCAAACTCGACTGGATCAAAAACCAGCAACAAAAGCTGTGCGAACAGGCCCGTGAAACTCCACGTGAGTATCTCAACCGCGAAAGCCATTATGTTTGGGGAAAGCGCTATCTCCTCACAGTCTTTGAGGATGCCCAATTATCCTCCGTTGAATTGAAACACCAACAGATGCTTTTGCACGTTCGTCCGGGTACTGATGTGCACAAGAAGCAGGCTTTGGTAGAGGATTGGTATCGTGCCCAGCTTAAGCAAGCAGTGCACCCATTGATCGAAAAATGGGAACCGCTTATCGGAGTAAAGGTGAAACAGTTTTTTGTGCAGCGTATGAAAACCAAGTGGGGCAGTTGCAACTCGGCCGCACATAGTATTCGCCTCAACACTGACCTCGCCAAGAAACCCCAGGAATGTCTGGAATACATCGTAGTTCACGAAATGGTTCACATACTTGAGCCGACGCACAACGCGCGTTTCCTTGGGCTCATGGACCAGTTCATGCCCAAGTGGCAGTTTTATCGAGAGATGCTCAATTGCCTCCCGGTTCGGCATGAAAATTGGGGATATTGA
- a CDS encoding type II toxin-antitoxin system VapC family toxin gives MPFVLDSSVALAWVLPDESDPSIDRLCDRLTDDVAVVPPVWPLEIGNVLRIAVKRGRLNAKDMGRVIKELWALPIEIDATSTERSFEETLTLAQKFDLTTYDASYVELAQRRDVPLATLDHKLRKACLAAKITVLPS, from the coding sequence ATGCCTTTTGTGTTGGATAGTTCTGTGGCATTAGCTTGGGTCTTGCCTGATGAATCTGATCCTAGCATTGATCGTTTGTGTGATCGTCTGACTGACGATGTTGCGGTTGTTCCTCCAGTTTGGCCTTTAGAGATCGGAAACGTTCTTCGGATTGCCGTGAAGCGTGGAAGACTTAACGCGAAGGATATGGGGCGTGTGATCAAAGAACTTTGGGCGTTGCCAATAGAGATTGATGCGACTTCCACGGAACGGTCTTTTGAAGAGACCCTTACTCTAGCCCAGAAGTTTGACTTGACCACCTACGATGCTTCATATGTCGAATTAGCCCAGCGGCGTGATGTGCCTCTGGCAACGCTCGATCACAAACTTCGCAAAGCCTGCCTGGCGGCTAAGATTACCGTCCTACCAAGTTAA
- the obgE gene encoding GTPase ObgE has product MFIDHAKIYVKAGNGGSGVSSFRREKYVPFGGPNGGDGGNGGNVVFQASHRSTTLLDLKYLNHFEAKNGRPGATSNKHGRNGADVTVTVPVGTIIKDFDTQDVLVDLVEDGQIAVIARGGKGGRGNARFATSTNRAPTKFETGTPGEEFTLQLELKLLADVGLVGYPNAGKSTLISTLSAARPEIADYPFTTLKPNLGVVQLGDYRSFVMADIPGLIEGAHTGKGLGIQFLKHIQRTAFLLYLIDISEWAPEDPVEALEVLRRELATFDEHLGERPYAIIGTKLDLKGDGSHVVKLQEYCEKHQLPFFTISSATREGIDALVPYIGSRLDEIKDTCNVS; this is encoded by the coding sequence ATGTTTATCGATCACGCAAAAATATATGTGAAGGCTGGAAACGGCGGGAGTGGGGTATCGAGCTTTCGGCGTGAGAAATACGTCCCGTTCGGCGGCCCCAATGGCGGGGACGGTGGCAACGGGGGAAATGTGGTGTTTCAAGCATCCCACCGGTCCACAACTCTTCTGGACTTAAAATATCTCAACCATTTTGAAGCTAAGAATGGACGTCCGGGAGCTACCTCCAATAAACATGGACGCAACGGTGCCGATGTCACCGTCACGGTTCCAGTGGGCACCATCATCAAAGATTTTGATACACAAGACGTCCTGGTCGATCTGGTCGAAGACGGACAGATTGCCGTCATTGCACGCGGCGGAAAAGGCGGGAGGGGCAATGCGCGATTTGCGACCTCGACCAATCGCGCCCCTACAAAATTCGAAACAGGCACACCGGGCGAAGAATTTACGTTACAACTCGAATTAAAATTGCTCGCCGACGTAGGGCTGGTTGGTTACCCCAATGCTGGGAAGTCTACGCTGATTTCCACGCTCTCCGCCGCGCGTCCGGAAATTGCGGATTATCCCTTCACCACCTTGAAACCCAATCTTGGCGTCGTCCAGTTGGGGGACTATCGCAGCTTTGTGATGGCCGACATTCCCGGGCTCATCGAAGGGGCGCACACGGGGAAAGGATTGGGCATTCAATTCTTAAAACATATTCAGCGCACCGCGTTTCTCCTTTATCTCATCGATATTTCGGAATGGGCCCCGGAAGATCCCGTGGAGGCATTAGAAGTCCTTCGACGCGAACTGGCGACGTTCGACGAACATTTGGGAGAGCGGCCCTATGCCATCATTGGAACGAAGCTTGATCTGAAAGGCGATGGCAGCCATGTGGTCAAACTTCAGGAATATTGCGAGAAACACCAATTGCCATTCTTCACTATCTCTTCCGCCACACGAGAAGGCATTGATGCGCTGGTCCCGTATATTGGGTCCCGGTTAGATGAGATCAAAGACACATGCAACGTCAGCTAA
- the rsfS gene encoding ribosome silencing factor, protein MGRVALEKKASDVVILEVGHLTSVADYFIFCSGNSARQTNAIADAIQDELKKVFKVLPTVEGTSSGTWILLDYGDIIVHIFHEDIRAFYGIENMWRDAKEIPQSEYDSIPSKPLVSTRKPNSAALVPQAS, encoded by the coding sequence ATGGGCCGAGTGGCCCTGGAAAAGAAAGCCTCAGATGTCGTAATTCTTGAGGTCGGGCACCTGACCTCAGTCGCTGATTACTTTATATTCTGTTCCGGAAATTCAGCCCGTCAAACCAACGCCATTGCGGACGCCATCCAGGATGAGCTCAAAAAAGTGTTTAAGGTTCTGCCAACCGTGGAAGGCACGTCCTCGGGAACCTGGATCCTCTTAGACTATGGCGACATCATCGTCCATATCTTCCATGAAGATATTCGCGCCTTTTATGGCATTGAGAACATGTGGCGAGATGCGAAGGAAATTCCCCAATCAGAGTATGACTCGATCCCTTCGAAGCCTCTGGTCTCAACACGCAAACCCAACAGCGCGGCCCTTGTTCCCCAGGCCAGCTAA